In one window of Vulpes vulpes isolate BD-2025 chromosome 1, VulVul3, whole genome shotgun sequence DNA:
- the ALDH16A1 gene encoding aldehyde dehydrogenase family 16 member A1: MAATRARPSAREIFATLEYGPVPESHACALAWLDTQDRRLGHYVSGKWLKPEHRNSVPCQDPITGESLASCLQAQSEDVVAAVEAAGKAFENWSGLPGASRAQHLIRLAKMIQKHQRLLWTLESLVTGRAVREIRDKDVPLAQQLLQYHAVQACTQEEELAGWEPMGVVGLILSSTFSFLEMMWRICPALAVGCTVVVLVPPASPTPLLLAQLAGELGSFPGILNVISGPASLGPVLASQPRVQKVAFCGAVEEGRALRRTLAGKGAELGLALGTESLLVLTEAADVDSAVEGVVDAAWSDRSAGGLRLLIQESVWDETMRRLRERMARLRAGRGLDGAVDMGARGTAAHDLAQRYVREARSEGAQVFQAGDVPSDSPFFPPTLVSDLLPASPCSQAEVPWPVVAASRFRTAKEALAMANRTPRGGSASVWSERLGQALELGYGLQVGTVWINAHGLRNSEVPTGGCKESGSSWHGGLDGLYEYLRPSGTPGRLAYFSESMNYDTFGLAVPSTLPAGPEIGPSPTAPYGLFIGGRFQAPGARSSRPIQDSQGKLHSYVAEGGAKDIRGAVEAAHQATPGWVSQSPGARASLLWALATALERRESALASRLERHGVEFKAAKVEVELSVRQLRAWGARAQAQGHVLQVAELKGPVLRLREPLGVLAIVCPDEWPLLAFVSLLAAALAHGNSVVLVPSGACPIPALEVCQDMATLLPAGLVNVVTGDRDHLTRCLALHQDIQALWYFGSAQGSQFVEWASAGNLKPVWVNRGCPRAWDQEAKGASPELGLRAARTKALWLPMGD; this comes from the exons ATGGCTGCGACGCGTGCACGGCCCAGCGCCCGAGAGATCTTCGCCACGCTGGAGTACGGACCCGTGCCTGAGAGCCACGCATGCGCACTG gcctggctggaTACCCAGGACCGACGCTTGGGTCACTATGTGAGTGGAAAGTGGTTAAAGCCAGAACACAGGAATTCAGTGCCTTGCCAGGATCCCATCACAG GAGAGAGCTTGGCCAGTTGCCTCCAGGCACAGTCTGAGGATGTGGTGGCTGCAGTCGAAGCGGCAGGGAAGGCTTTTGAGAACTGGAGCGGACTCCCTGGAGCTTCCCGGGCCCAGCATCTGATCAG GCTGGCCAAGATGATCCAGAAGCACCAGCGGCTGCTCTGGACCCTGGAATCCCTGGTTACTGGGCGAGCCGTTCGAGAGATTCGAGACAAGGATGTCCCACTGGCCCAGCAGCTGCTCCAGTACCATGCAGTCCAAGCATGCACCCAGGAGGAGGAGCTGGCAGGCTGGGAGCCCATGG GAGTGGTCGGTCTCATCTTGTCATCCACATTCTCCTTTCTTGAGATGATGTGGAGGATTTGCCCTGCCCTGGCTGTGG GCTGTACTGTGGTGGTCCTCGTGCCCCCAGCCTCCCCGACACCCCTTCTGCTGGCCCAGCTGGCAGGGGAGCTAGGTTCGTTCCCAGGAATCCTCAATGTGATCAGTGGCCCTGCATCCCTGGGCCCTGTCCTAGCCTCCCAGCCTAGAGTCCAGAAGGTGGCCTTCTGTGGAGCTGTCGAG GAAGGACGTGCCCTCCGGCGGACCCTGGCAGGTAAGGGTGCCGAGctgggcctggccctggggaccGAGTCACTGCTGGTGCTGACAGAGGCAGCGGATGTGGACTCTGCAGTGGAGGGTGTTGTGGATGCAGCCTGGTCCGACCGCAGCGCG GGGGGTCTCAGGCTCCTGATCCAGGAGTCTGTGTGGGATGAGACAATGAGGCGGCTCCGGGAGCGGATGGCACGGCTTCGGGCTGGTCGAGGACTGGATGGGGCTGTGGACATGGGGGCTCGAGGGACTGCCGCACATGACCTGGCCCAGCGCTATGTGCGTGAGGCCCGGAGTGAGGGCGCACAG gtGTTTCAGGCTGGTGACGTGCCTTCAGACAGCCCATTCTTCCCCCCAACTTTGGTCTCTGACCTGCTCCCGGCTTCCCCATGTAGCCAGGCAGAG GTGCCCTGGCCTGTGGTGGCAGCCTCCCGATTCCGCACAGCGAAGGAGGCCCTGGCCATGGCCAATAGGACGCCCCGAGGAGGCAGTGCCAGTGTGTGGAGTGAGAGACTggggcaggccctggagctgggcTATGG GCTCCAGGTGGGCACAGTCTGGATCAACGCCCATGGCCTTAGAAACTCTGAAGTGCCCACAGGTGGCTGCAAGGAGAGCGGGTCTTCCTGGCACGGGGGCCTCGAC GGTCTATATGAGTATCTGCGGCCCTCAGGAACCCCTGGCCGGCTGGCTTACTTTTCCGAGAGTATGAACTATGACACCTTTGGTCTCGCTGTCCCCTCAACCCTGCCAGCTGGGCCTGAAATAGGACCCAG CCCAACAGCCCCTTATGGGCTCTTCATCGGGGGCCGATTCCAAGCTCCTGGGGCCCGAAGCTCCAGACCCATCCAGGATTCACAAGGCAAACTCCACAGCTATGTGGCTGAGGGTGGAGCCAAGGATATCCGAGGAGCTGTAGAGGCCGCTCACCAGGCTACCCCTGG CTGGGTGAGTCAGTCCCCAGGGGCCCGGGCGTCCCTGTTGTGGGCCTTGGCAACTGCACTGGAGCGCCGGGAGTCTGCCCTAGCCTCGAGGCTGGAGAGGCATGGAGTGGAGTTCAAGGCCGCCAAGGTGGAGGTGGAGCTGAGTGTGAGGCAGCTTCGGGCCTGGGGGGCCCGCGCCCAGGCCCAAGGCCATGTGTTGCAG GTGGCAGAGCTGAAGGGCCCCGTGCTCCGGCTGCGGGAGCCGCTGGGCGTGCTGGCCATCGTGTGCCCTGACGAGTGGCCCCTGCTTGCCTTCGTGTCTCTCCTGGCCGCCGCCCTGGCCCACGGCAACTCTGTAGTCTTGGTACCCAGCGGGGCCTGTCCCATCCCCGCCCTGGAGGTCTGCCAG GATATGGCCACCTTATTGCCAGCAGGCCTGGTAAACGTGGTGACCGGAGACCGGGACCACCTGACCCGCTGCCTGGCCTTGCACCAGGACATCCAGGCCCTGTGGTACTTCGGATCTGCACAG GGCTCCCAGTTTGTGGAGTGGGCCTCAGCAGGAAACCTGAAGCCGGTGTGGGTGAACAGAGGCTGCCCTCGGGCCTGGGATCAGGAGGCCAAGGGAGCAAGCCCAGAGTTGGGGCTGCGGGCAGCACGGACCAAGGCCCTGTGGCTGCCCATGGGGGACTGA
- the SLC17A7 gene encoding vesicular glutamate transporter 1, with product MEFRQEEFRKLAGRALGRLHRLLEKRQEGAETLELSADGRPVTTQTRDPPVVDCTCFGLPRRYIIAIMSGLGFCISFGIRCNLGVAIVSMVNNSTTHRGGHVVVQKAQFNWDPETVGLIHGSFFWGYIVTQIPGGFICQKFAANRVFGFAIVATSTLNMLIPSAARVHYGCVIFVRILQGLVEGVTYPACHGIWSKWAPPLERSRLATTAFCGSYAGAVVAMPLAGVLVQYSGWSSVFYVYGSFGIFWYLFWLLVSYESPALHPSISEEERKYIEDAIGESAKLMNPVTKFNTPWRRFFTSMPVYAIIVANFCRSWTFYLLLISQPAYFEEVFGFEISKVGLVSALPHLVMTIIVPIGGQIADFLRSRRIMSTTNVRKLMNCGGFGMEATLLLVVGYSHSKGVAISFLVLAVGFSGFAISGFNVNHLDIAPRYASILMGISNGVGTLSGMVCPIIVGAMTKHKTREEWQYVFLIASLVHYGGVIFYGVFASGEKQPWAEPEEMSEEKCGFVGHDQLAGSDESDMEDEAEPPGAPPAPPPSYGATHSTVQPPRPPPPVRDY from the exons ATGGAGTTCCGTCAGGAGGAGTTTCGGAAGCTAGCGGGTCGTGCCCTCGGGAGGCTGCACCG CCTTCTGGAGAAGCGGCAGGAAGGTGCAGAGACGCTCGAGCTGAGTGCTGACGGGCGCCCCGTGACGACGCAGACCCGGGACCCGCCGGTAGTGGACTGCACCTGCTTCGGTCTCCCTCGCCGCTACATTATCGCCATCATGAGCGGTCTGGGCTTCTGCATTAGCTTCGGGATCCGCTGCAACCTAGGCGTGGCCATCGTCTCCATGGTCAACAACAGCACGACCCACCGCGGGGGCCACGTGGTGGTGCAG AAAGCTCAATTTAACTGGGATCCAGAGACTGTTGGCCTCATACACGGCTCCTTTTTCTGGGGCTACATTGTCACCCAGATTCCTGGAGGATTTATCTGCCAAAAATTCGCAGCCAACAG GGTTTTCGGCTTTGCTATTGTGGCCACATCCACTCTAAACATGCTGATCCCCTCGGCTGCCCGAGTCCATTATGGCTGTGTCATCTTCGTGAGGATCCTGCAGGGGTTGGTAGAG GGGGTCACGTACCCTGCCTGCCACGGCATCTGGAGCAAATGGGCCCCGCCCTTAGAGCGGAGTCGCTTGGCAACAACAGCCTTTTGCG GTTCCTATGCTGGGGCGGTGGTCGCAATGCCCCTCGCCGGGGTCCTGGTGCAGTACTCAGGATGGAGCTCTGTGTTCTACGTCTACG GCAGCTTCGGGATCTTTTGGTACCTGTTTTGGCTGCTCGTCTCCTATGAGTCCCCGGCTCTGCACCCCAGCATCTCCGAAGAGGAGCGCAAGTATATCGAGGACGCCATCGGCGAGAGCGCCAAACTCATGAACCCAGTCACG AAGTTTAACACACCCTGGCGGCGCTTCTTCACGTCCATGCCAGTCTACGCCATCATCGTGGCTAACTTCTGCCGCAGTTGGACGTTCTACCTACTCCTTATCTCCCAGCCCGCCTACTTCGAAGAGGTGTTCGGCTTCGAGATCAGCAAG GTGGGCCTGGTGTCAGCGTTGCCCCACTTGGTCATGACCATCATCGTGCCCATCGGCGGCCAGATCGCGGACTTCCTGAGGAGCCGCCGAATCATGTCCACCACTAACGTGCGCAAGTTGATGAACTGCGGAG GCTTCGGCATGGAAGCCACGCTGCTGCTGGTGGTCGGCTACTCGCACTCCAAGGGCGTGGCCATCTCCTTCCTGGTCCTCGCGGTGGGCTTCAGCGGCTTCGCCATCTCTG GGTTCAACGTGAACCACCTGGACATCGCGCCGCGCTACGCCAGCATCCTCATGGGCATCTCCAACGGCGTGGGCACGTTGTCCGGCATGGTGTGCCCCATCATCGTGGGTGCCATGACCAAACACAAG ACTCGGGAGGAGTGGCAGTACGTCTTCCTAATCGCTTCTCTGGTGCACTATGGGGGTGTCATCTTCTATGGGGTCTTCGCTTCTGGAGAGAAGCAGCCGTGGGCCGAGCCTGAGGAGATGAGTGAGGAGAAGTGTGGCTTCGTTGGCCACGACCAGCTGGCTGGCAGCGATGAAAGCGATATGGAGGATGAGGCTGAGCCTCCTGgggctccccctgctccccctccttcctaTGGGGCCACACACAGCACAGTCCAGCCCCCaagacccccaccccctgtccggGACTACTGA
- the PIH1D1 gene encoding PIH1 domain-containing protein 1 isoform X2 — MADSKLLVPELSEAEKMGVETARFEELLLQASKELQQAQTSRPESTQIQPQPGFCIKTNSSEGKVFINICHSPSIPPPADMTEDELLQMLEEDQAGFRIPMSLGEPHAELDAKGQGCTAYDVAVNSDFYRRMQNSDFLRELVVTIAREGLEDKYSLQLNPEWRMLKNRSFLGSISQQNIRSQQRPRIQELGNLYTPDSLRPEEGPEKPHLNLWLEAPDLLLAEIDLPKLDGALGLSLEIGENRLVMGGPQQLYHLDAYIPLRINSEESKAAFHRKRKQLMVAMPLLSVPS; from the exons ATGGCGGACTCGAAGCTGCTGGTGCCGGAGCTGAGCGAGGCAGAGAAGATGGGTGTTGAGACCGCGCGTTTCGAGGAGCTGCTCCTGCAG GCCTCCAAGGAGCTCCAGCAAGCCCAGACAAGCAGACCAGAATCTACACAGATCCAACCTCAACCTG GTTTCTGCATAAAGACCAACTCTTCCGAAGGGAAGGTTTTCATCAACATCTGTcactctccttccatccctcctccGGCTGACATGACTGAGGATGAGCTGCTTCAAATGCTGGAAGAAGACCAAGCTGGGTTTCGCATCCCCATGAGTCTGGGAGAGCCTCATGCCGAACTGGATGCAA AAGGCCAGGGTTGTACCGCCTACGACGTAGCCGTCAACAGCGACTTCTACCGGAGGATGCAg AACAGTGATTTCTTGCGCGAGCTCGTGGTCACCATCGCCAGGGAGGGCCTTGAGGACAAATACAGTCTGCAGCTGAATCCAg AGTGGCGCATGTTGAAGAACCGGTCTTTCTTGGGCTCCATCTCCCAGCAAAATATCCGGTCCCAGCAGCGTCCTCGGATCCAGGAGCTGGGAAACCTGTATACTCCTGACTCCCTGAGACCTGAGGAAGG CCCCGAAAAGCCTCACCTGAACCTTTGGCTGGAAGCCCCTGACCTCCTCTTGGCTGAAATTGACCTCCCCAAACTG GATGGAGCTCTGGGGCTGTCTCTGGAGATTGGGGAGAACCGCCTGGTGATGGGGGGCCCCCAGCAGCTTTACCATCTCGATGCCTATATTCCCCTGCGGATCAACTCTGAGGAGAGCAAGGCAGCCTTCCACAGGAAGAGGAAG CAATTGATGGTGGCCATGCCTCTTCTGTCGGTGCCTTCTTGA
- the PIH1D1 gene encoding PIH1 domain-containing protein 1 isoform X1 → MRSPQTEAGRAAGTGRKCGSLASRKAPDLEGRPYWAMADSKLLVPELSEAEKMGVETARFEELLLQASKELQQAQTSRPESTQIQPQPGFCIKTNSSEGKVFINICHSPSIPPPADMTEDELLQMLEEDQAGFRIPMSLGEPHAELDAKGQGCTAYDVAVNSDFYRRMQNSDFLRELVVTIAREGLEDKYSLQLNPEWRMLKNRSFLGSISQQNIRSQQRPRIQELGNLYTPDSLRPEEGPEKPHLNLWLEAPDLLLAEIDLPKLDGALGLSLEIGENRLVMGGPQQLYHLDAYIPLRINSEESKAAFHRKRKQLMVAMPLLSVPS, encoded by the exons ATGCGCAGTCCTCAAACCGAGGCGGGGCGGGCAGCGGGGACGGGACGGAAATGTGGGTCCCTTGCAAGTAGGAAGGCGCCAGATTTAGAAGGGCGGCCGTACTG GGCCATGGCGGACTCGAAGCTGCTGGTGCCGGAGCTGAGCGAGGCAGAGAAGATGGGTGTTGAGACCGCGCGTTTCGAGGAGCTGCTCCTGCAG GCCTCCAAGGAGCTCCAGCAAGCCCAGACAAGCAGACCAGAATCTACACAGATCCAACCTCAACCTG GTTTCTGCATAAAGACCAACTCTTCCGAAGGGAAGGTTTTCATCAACATCTGTcactctccttccatccctcctccGGCTGACATGACTGAGGATGAGCTGCTTCAAATGCTGGAAGAAGACCAAGCTGGGTTTCGCATCCCCATGAGTCTGGGAGAGCCTCATGCCGAACTGGATGCAA AAGGCCAGGGTTGTACCGCCTACGACGTAGCCGTCAACAGCGACTTCTACCGGAGGATGCAg AACAGTGATTTCTTGCGCGAGCTCGTGGTCACCATCGCCAGGGAGGGCCTTGAGGACAAATACAGTCTGCAGCTGAATCCAg AGTGGCGCATGTTGAAGAACCGGTCTTTCTTGGGCTCCATCTCCCAGCAAAATATCCGGTCCCAGCAGCGTCCTCGGATCCAGGAGCTGGGAAACCTGTATACTCCTGACTCCCTGAGACCTGAGGAAGG CCCCGAAAAGCCTCACCTGAACCTTTGGCTGGAAGCCCCTGACCTCCTCTTGGCTGAAATTGACCTCCCCAAACTG GATGGAGCTCTGGGGCTGTCTCTGGAGATTGGGGAGAACCGCCTGGTGATGGGGGGCCCCCAGCAGCTTTACCATCTCGATGCCTATATTCCCCTGCGGATCAACTCTGAGGAGAGCAAGGCAGCCTTCCACAGGAAGAGGAAG CAATTGATGGTGGCCATGCCTCTTCTGTCGGTGCCTTCTTGA
- the GFY gene encoding Golgi-associated olfactory signaling regulator, whose protein sequence is MKSLGLIFLLLVFLLAWLGSKADPSASPLTVPDFPEMGHPSQTSAPASENSTQDRPNPDSLATAYPEPFKSPHAVSPEPSRLDFTETTNHDLGEIPHPESSESPKSNSLNTSIADSLETPKISPSKMTLLEPSEIPKLDPTDIPHSESPETLKPNPSKTSRPEFPETPSPDPTQTSHQESSEIPKLNSTKIPHAEVPETPHLDPTKILHPKSPETHNPNITEIPNSEFLQTLHLDSTEIPHPESHVTHNPSPTKIPQTESPTTHYQDATDNPMTSDPEISASPQPEMTTSFKDKTSALDELSLSPKSETSAVTQPDSLKLPTSDSPEAVEPKASPNSSSKGPDAFFPSARIVGPPAPLGSPSWPAPATPRAPQRRSRGDRVSTIIVVERVEETGVTLVGRPRGAAGGALCLFLAGTGLLIGIFLLLWCLYRRTARHRPFAHHRLPNDGDEPVMHLEAPKDPYDLYFYAPDAWVPSHIATKQPPPTPPLPPKLPPPPRGNRPQTLEPLSPATLPNNFV, encoded by the exons ATGAAATCCCTCGGCCTGatcttcctcctcctcgtctTCCTCCTCGCCTGGCTGGGTTCCAAGGCTGACCCTTCGGCCTCGCCGCTTACAGTCCCCGACTTCCCAGAGATGGGCCACCCTTCTCAGACCTCCGCTCCTGCTTCTGAGAATTCCACTCAAGACCGGCCTAACCCTGATTCTCTTGCGACTGCTTATCCTGAGCCCTTCAAATCACCTCATGCCGTTTCCCCTGAGCCTTCCCGCCTGGACTTCACCGAGACTACCAACCATGACCTCGGAGAAATCCCACACCCAGAGTCTTCTGAGAGCCCTAAATCTAACTCACTCAACACCTCAATAGCAGACTCTCTGGAGACCCCCAAAATTAGCCCCTCCAAAATGACCCTTCTAGAACCTTCTGAGATCCCCAAACTTGACCCGACTGATATTCCACACTCAGAATCCCCTGAGACCCTCAAACCTAATCCCTCCAAAACCTCACGCCCAGAATTTCCTGAGACCCCAAGCCCTGACCCTACCCAAACTTCACACCAAGAATCCTCAGAGATTCCCAAACTTAATTCCACCAAAATCCCACATGCAGAAGTCCCTGAGACCCCACATCTTGACCCCACCAAGATTCTTCACCCTAAATCTCCAGAAACCCATAATCCTAACATCACTGAAATCCCAAACTCTGAATTTCTCCAGACTCTCCACCTGGACTCTACTGAAATCCCCCACCCAGAATCCCATGTAACCCATAACCCCAGCCCCACTAAAATTCCCCAAACAGAATCCCCCACAACCCACTACCAAGATGCAACAGACAACCCCATGACCTCTGACCCTGAGATCTCTGCCAGTCCTCAACCAGAAATGACTACATCTTTCAAGGACAAAACATCTGCCCTAGATGAGCTATCCTTGAGTCCCAAATCAGAAACCTCTGCAGTCACCCAGCCTGACTCCCTTAAATTGCCCACCTCAGATTCTCCTGAGGCAGTTGAGCCAAAGGCCTCCCCAAATTCTAGCTCTAAAGGGCCTGACGCCTTTTTTCCCTCAGCCCGGATTGTGGGCCCCCCTGCTCCACTGGGGTCCCCCAGTTGGCCGGCCCCTGCCACTCCACGGGCCCCCCAGCGGCGCAGCCGAGGTGACAGAGTCAGCACTATCATCGTGGTGGAACGAGTGGAGGAGACAG GCGTGACCCTGGTGGGGCGCccccggggcgcggcgggcggggccctCTGCCTATTCCTCGCCGGGACTGGACTGCTGATCGGCATCTTCCTGCTGCTGTGGTGTCTCTACCGCCGGACGGCTCGACACCGGCCCTTCGCACACCACCGCCTTCCAAACGACGGAGATGAACCGG TTATGCACTTGGAAGCCCCGAAGGACCCCTACGACCTCTATTTTTATGCCCCGGATGCTTGGGTCCCTTCACACATCGCCACCAAACAGCCGCCACCCACTCCCCCGCtgccacccaagctgcccccgccgccccgcggaAACCGCCCCCAGACCCTGGAGCCCCTCTCCCCCGCCACGCTACCCAACAACTTCGTGTAA